In the Flavobacterium pallidum genome, one interval contains:
- a CDS encoding VOC family protein — MYFGESQIENDIGRVTGIGGIFFKSKDPKALVAWYGKHLGLKTDAYGSSFWWKDAQGNDCMTQWSPFKDDTTYFEPSEQSFMQNFRVDHLDLLLEALKASGVTVVGEVQRFDYGDFGWILDPEGNKIELWEPKDSAFQ; from the coding sequence TTGTATTTCGGCGAAAGCCAAATTGAAAATGACATCGGACGCGTTACAGGAATTGGCGGGATTTTTTTCAAATCAAAAGACCCGAAAGCGCTTGTGGCATGGTATGGCAAGCACCTCGGACTGAAAACCGATGCCTACGGAAGTTCTTTCTGGTGGAAAGATGCGCAGGGCAATGATTGTATGACGCAATGGTCGCCGTTTAAGGATGATACGACGTATTTTGAACCATCCGAGCAATCATTTATGCAGAACTTCAGGGTGGATCATCTGGATTTGCTGTTGGAAGCATTAAAGGCATCAGGCGTGACTGTTGTTGGCGAAGTACAACGTTTTGACTATGGGGACTTTGGATGGATCCTGGACCCTGAAGGAAATAAAATCGAACTTTGGGAACCAAAAGACAGCGCGTTTCAATAA
- a CDS encoding 1-phosphofructokinase family hexose kinase, with product MKNFDIVTLTVNPSLDKSTSFRGLVPEQKIQCKNPRFDAGGGGINVSKAIARLGGESLCVFTSGGDTGKQLEALVQKEGIETHAIAVKNATRENLIALDLNTNSQYRFGFSGETLSEPEQQQILEAVSGLKTKYLVASGSLTQGMPPEFYQRIAAIAKASGIKFIADTSGEALQKTLETGVYLLKPNVGELAKLVGVEKIHADEADDAARTLIDKGQAEIVVVSLGPQGAVLVTKDITEFVPAPNVPKKSTVGAGDSMVGGMVWALSEGKPLQEVIRWGVACGSAATMNEGTQLFKADDARRLFEWLGRK from the coding sequence ATGAAAAATTTTGATATAGTCACCCTGACCGTGAATCCGTCGCTTGATAAGAGTACTTCATTCAGGGGGCTTGTGCCCGAACAGAAAATCCAATGCAAAAACCCGCGTTTTGATGCCGGCGGCGGCGGTATCAATGTGTCTAAAGCTATTGCCAGGCTCGGTGGGGAATCCTTGTGCGTGTTCACTTCCGGAGGCGATACGGGAAAACAACTGGAAGCTTTAGTACAAAAGGAAGGAATTGAAACGCATGCCATTGCGGTAAAAAATGCCACGCGCGAAAACCTGATTGCACTCGACTTAAACACCAATTCTCAATACCGTTTTGGGTTTTCGGGCGAAACACTTTCCGAGCCGGAGCAGCAACAGATTTTAGAAGCGGTTTCAGGGCTAAAGACAAAATATCTTGTTGCAAGCGGCAGCTTAACACAAGGCATGCCACCGGAATTCTACCAGAGAATTGCGGCCATCGCCAAAGCATCGGGAATAAAGTTTATCGCCGATACGTCAGGGGAAGCCTTGCAAAAGACTTTGGAAACCGGAGTTTACCTCCTCAAACCGAATGTCGGCGAGCTCGCAAAACTTGTGGGTGTGGAAAAAATCCATGCCGACGAAGCCGATGATGCCGCAAGGACGCTCATCGATAAAGGCCAGGCTGAAATTGTAGTCGTTTCTTTGGGGCCGCAGGGCGCGGTACTCGTCACGAAAGACATTACCGAATTCGTACCCGCGCCAAATGTACCCAAGAAAAGTACTGTCGGTGCGGGTGACAGCATGGTAGGTGGTATGGTATGGGCATTGTCGGAGGGGAAACCGTTGCAGGAGGTCATCCGCTGGGGCGTGGCCTGCGGCTCGGCTGCGACGATGAATGAAGGGACGCAGTTGTTCAAAGCGGACGATGCGCGGCGGTTGTTTGAATGGCTGGGCAGGAAGTGA
- a CDS encoding helix-turn-helix transcriptional regulator has product MYDESPKRFDRIIAILIQLQSRKIVRAQDLADRFEVSLRTIYRDIRTLEVSGVPIYSEAGIGYSLMDGYRLPPVMFTREEARSFIAAEKLMQQFTDKELGDHYAAAMYKLKAVLKSADKDLVTDMESKVLIRNSSPAFNQKAPNALASVFRSIGEKMQVVLLYEGIESNGPLERVVEPVGVFHENNNWYIFGYCHLRKDYRQFRTDRIHDIRITDDAFMLSHNALETYLKHNKEENLTKVVILVDKSIARYIKGDRRGYGFVSEIEKENEVEMTFKSRDPQHGFARWFMMFGDYATIVEPESLKVRIVELLTLSLSKLENN; this is encoded by the coding sequence ATGTACGACGAATCACCCAAACGCTTCGACCGCATCATCGCCATCCTGATCCAGCTGCAATCCAGGAAGATTGTACGCGCACAGGACCTGGCGGATCGTTTTGAAGTCAGCCTCCGCACCATTTATCGTGACATACGAACACTCGAAGTTTCGGGAGTACCGATTTACAGCGAAGCCGGGATCGGGTATTCGCTGATGGACGGGTACCGCCTGCCACCCGTAATGTTTACACGCGAGGAGGCGCGAAGCTTTATTGCTGCCGAAAAACTGATGCAGCAATTTACCGATAAGGAACTCGGTGACCATTACGCTGCAGCGATGTACAAACTTAAGGCGGTGCTGAAAAGCGCAGATAAAGACCTCGTCACCGACATGGAGTCAAAAGTACTGATCCGCAACAGCAGCCCGGCTTTCAACCAAAAAGCGCCAAACGCGCTGGCATCCGTCTTCCGGAGCATTGGCGAGAAAATGCAGGTGGTTTTATTGTATGAAGGCATTGAATCCAATGGGCCGTTGGAACGCGTCGTTGAACCCGTGGGCGTATTCCATGAGAACAACAATTGGTATATTTTCGGGTATTGCCACCTGAGGAAGGACTACCGGCAGTTCAGGACGGACAGGATCCATGACATCAGGATAACGGATGACGCGTTTATGTTGTCGCATAATGCGTTGGAAACCTACCTGAAGCATAATAAGGAGGAAAACCTCACCAAAGTCGTTATCCTCGTCGATAAAAGTATCGCACGATATATCAAAGGCGACCGCCGTGGTTATGGCTTTGTTTCTGAAATTGAAAAAGAAAATGAAGTTGAAATGACTTTTAAAAGCCGTGACCCACAGCATGGCTTTGCCCGTTGGTTTATGATGTTCGGGGATTATGCGACGATTGTGGAACCGGAAAGCCTGAAGGTTCGCATTGTGGAACTGCTGACACTAAGCCTTTCGAAACTGGAAAATAATTAA
- a CDS encoding DinB family protein, which translates to MNATAAETVQIITPSQLLTHWQGHRKLTRRVIDAFPEKDFFDYSIGGMRTASQLTLELLAIGAPALKAIVERDEKPYEEAGNALTTKAQFLEQWDKSTAIINDYFPQIPSEDFSKTFNLFGQYNSPIIHSVLYFVDNEIHHRGQMYVYLRGLGIEPPFFWER; encoded by the coding sequence ATGAATGCAACAGCAGCAGAAACCGTACAAATTATCACTCCGTCACAATTGCTGACCCACTGGCAGGGCCACCGCAAACTGACACGCCGCGTGATAGACGCATTTCCGGAGAAAGACTTTTTTGACTATTCGATAGGAGGGATGCGCACTGCGTCACAACTGACATTGGAATTGCTTGCCATCGGAGCACCCGCACTCAAAGCGATCGTGGAGCGCGACGAAAAACCTTATGAGGAAGCAGGGAATGCACTAACGACCAAAGCACAGTTCCTTGAGCAATGGGACAAATCGACGGCCATCATCAACGATTATTTCCCGCAGATTCCGTCTGAAGATTTCAGTAAAACATTCAACCTTTTCGGGCAGTACAATTCGCCAATCATCCACAGTGTTTTGTATTTCGTGGACAATGAAATCCACCACCGCGGACAGATGTATGTGTATTTGCGAGGCCTTGGCATTGAACCACCGTTTTTTTGGGAAAGATAA
- a CDS encoding TolC family protein has product MYKSRLYYFIPLSICLAVIGCKAPAVATEDTKALVPLSYNTNTDTLNIAAQPWKQFFTDQNLVDLIDVALKNNQELNITQQEIEIAKNDIRIRKGALLPTVGVKAGAGMEKVGRYTSQGAGDASTEITPGMEMPDPLTDLTLAAYANWEVDVWKKLRNSKKAAVSRYLATVEGKNFATTNLIAEVADSYYELLSLDSQLDIVRQNIGLQNNALDIVKVQKEAARATELAVQKFRAEVAASKSMEYEILQQIKETENRINFLLGRYPQDIKRDKPDFTSLSLSAVSSGIPAQLLENRPDIKQAELELAAAKLDVKVARAEFYPSLDISAAVGLQAFRPSYFLKFPESVLYSLAGDIAAPLINRNAIKAEFNSANARQLQALYNYQRTVLNAYLEVSNQLSKIDNLSKSYALRSEQVAALDSSIDIANDLFKSARADYFEVLMTQRDALESKLELIETKKEQLNAVVHIYRDLGGGWK; this is encoded by the coding sequence ATGTATAAATCCAGATTATATTACTTCATCCCGCTGTCCATTTGCCTGGCCGTAATCGGCTGCAAGGCACCGGCGGTTGCTACGGAAGACACCAAAGCCTTGGTGCCACTGTCCTACAATACGAATACAGACACGCTGAATATCGCGGCACAGCCATGGAAGCAATTCTTCACCGACCAAAACCTCGTGGATTTGATTGACGTTGCGCTGAAGAACAACCAGGAACTCAACATCACGCAACAGGAGATCGAGATTGCAAAGAATGACATCCGCATAAGAAAAGGCGCTTTGTTGCCGACCGTCGGCGTAAAGGCTGGTGCGGGTATGGAAAAAGTAGGGCGTTACACCAGCCAGGGTGCCGGTGACGCTTCTACAGAGATTACTCCGGGTATGGAAATGCCCGATCCCTTGACCGATCTGACGTTGGCCGCTTATGCGAATTGGGAAGTCGATGTGTGGAAAAAATTACGGAATTCCAAAAAAGCGGCTGTCAGCAGGTACCTGGCTACCGTGGAAGGAAAGAATTTTGCTACGACAAACCTGATTGCCGAAGTAGCCGATTCGTATTATGAGTTGCTTTCACTTGACAGCCAGCTTGATATCGTACGCCAGAACATCGGGTTGCAGAACAATGCCCTGGATATCGTAAAAGTCCAGAAAGAAGCCGCGCGTGCTACGGAATTGGCTGTACAGAAATTCCGTGCCGAAGTAGCCGCTTCCAAAAGCATGGAATACGAAATCCTGCAGCAAATTAAGGAAACCGAGAACAGGATCAACTTCCTGTTGGGCCGCTATCCACAGGACATAAAAAGGGACAAGCCCGATTTTACGTCACTATCGCTGTCAGCAGTCAGTTCCGGGATTCCGGCACAATTGCTGGAAAACCGTCCGGACATCAAGCAAGCCGAACTCGAACTCGCGGCAGCAAAACTGGATGTGAAGGTTGCGCGTGCCGAATTCTACCCATCACTCGACATTTCTGCCGCGGTGGGATTACAGGCGTTCAGGCCTTCGTATTTCCTGAAGTTCCCGGAATCTGTCTTGTATTCGCTTGCCGGTGATATCGCTGCACCGTTGATCAACCGCAACGCCATCAAAGCCGAATTCAACAGTGCCAATGCCAGGCAGTTGCAGGCCCTTTACAATTACCAGCGTACCGTATTGAATGCTTACCTTGAAGTATCGAACCAACTTTCAAAAATAGATAATCTCAGCAAAAGCTATGCGTTGCGGTCAGAGCAGGTTGCCGCATTGGATTCATCGATTGACATTGCTAACGACCTGTTCAAATCAGCGCGCGCCGATTATTTCGAGGTGCTGATGACGCAGCGCGATGCCCTGGAATCCAAACTCGAATTGATTGAAACCAAAAAGGAGCAGTTGAATGCTGTGGTCCATATTTACAGGGATTTGGGTGGGGGTTGGAAATAG